The Rissa tridactyla isolate bRisTri1 chromosome 25, bRisTri1.patW.cur.20221130, whole genome shotgun sequence nucleotide sequence TGGCGAGCGCCGTCCGGGTGATGGCGCGACGCACACCCTCCGCCCTTCATCCgcgcccccccctcctcccatcccattccccccccccccccccaatttttccAGGCTTTTGCCAGAAAAGCCTTTGtgtggccggggccgggggggtctcGCTTGCCCTTTCAGCGCATCTGCCGGCCCTTTTTCTCGGCTACAAAGAGCGCGGGGGCCCCGAGCCGGAGCCTGATTAACGCCGCCGGCGGGATTTTTATAATTAATGGCTTtgccgggggggggtggagggggtgggtggctggaacccccccacacccccccaccccccggctcaGTTTTCCTCATATCGCTCCAAATTGGGCAACTTCACGCACCGCGTGGCCGGCCCGGCGATGGGCCAGGGGCGAGAGGGACCGAGTTGCCGgatggcggtggggggggggaaactccGGTTTTGCCGGAGCGGCTCGTTtttggttgggggggggtgtgtgtgtgtgtgttggtttttatTCCGGTGGGGCTGGAGGCGCTAATTAACCCGAAGCGGCTAACGAGGCAACGCTGCGCTGGCCGGCGGCGAGGTGGCCGGCGTTCATCCCGGTTTGGCCACCGGCGGCTCCGTCCGGCTGCCCCCGGCATCGCTTGGCATCACCGGGGCCgggatttggggggggtccccccaTGGATTTGGGGGCATCCCCATGGATTTGGGGGGATTCCCTGCGGATTTGGGGGAGTCCCCATGGATTTGGGGGGATTCCCTGCGGATTTGGGGGGGTTCTCTGTGGATTTGAGGGGATTCCTGTGGATTTAGGGACATCCCTGTGGATTTGGGGGGATTCCGTGCCGATTTGGGGGGGTTCGCTGCAGATTTGGGGGGTCTCCACAGATTTGGGGGGGATTCCCTGTGGATTTAGGCTGGATACTCTGTGGAtttgggggggtccccatggaTTTTGGGGGTATTCGCTGTGGATTGGGGGGGTCTGCCATGGATTTGGGGGGATTCCCATGGATTTAGGGGCATCCCCATGGATTTGGGGGGGCTCCCCTGCGGATGTGGGGGGGGGTCCGCATGGACTATGGGGGATTCCCTGCAGATTTGGGGTGTCCCCGCGGATTTGAGGGGATTCCCTGCAGATTTAGGGACatccccatggatttgtgggcATTCCCCACAGATTTTGGGGTGTCCCCATGGATTTGGGGGAGTCCCTGTGGATTTGGGGGGGTCCCCTTTGGATTTAGGGGGTTCCCCACGGATTTGGGGGGGATTCTCTGTGGATTTGGGGGGATCGccccatggatttggggagattCCCGCAGATTTAGGGGAATCCCCACAGATTTGGGGGAGTCTGCAGATTTAGGCGGGAGTCTCTGCAGATTTGGGGGGATTCCTGCAGATTTAGGCAGGATTCTTTGCGGATTTGGGGGCATCCTCATGGATTTGGGGGCATCCTCATGGATTTGGGGGGATTCCCTGTGGATTTGGGGGGATTCCCTGTGGATTTGGGGGGATTCCCGGGATTTGGGGGGATTCTCTGCGGATCTGGGGGAGTTCCCACAGATTTAGGTGGGATTCTGTGCAGATATAGGGCGTCCCCACGGATTTGGGGGGATTCCCTGCGGATTTGGGGGTCCCCATGGATTTAGGCAGGCTCCCCCGTGGATCTGGGGGGCTCCCTGTGGATTTAGGCGGGATTCCCTGCCGATATGGGGGCatccccatggatttgtggggGTTTCTGTGGATTTAGGCGGGATTCCCTGTGGATTTGGGGGGGTTCCCACAGGTTTGGGGGTCCCTGCAGATTTAGGCGGGATTCGCTGCAGATTTGGGGGGCTCCCCATGGATTTAGGCGGGATTCCCTGCAGATTTGGGGGCATCCCCACAGATTAGGGGGGATTCCCTGTGGATTTAGGCGGGATTCTCTGTGGATTTGGGGGCATCCCCATGGATCTGGGGGGATTCCCTGTGGATTTAGGTGGGATTCCCTgtggattttggggggggtccctgtaGGTTTGGGGGGGTTCCCACAGATTTGGGGGGTCCCCATGGATTTAGGCGGGATTCCCTGTGGATTTGGGGGGTTCCCTGCGGATTTAGGCGGGATTCTCTGCAGATTTGGGGGGATCCCTGTGGATTTAGGCGGGATTCTCTGCAGATTTGGGGGGATCCCCATGGATTCGGGGGGATCCCTGCGGATTTAGGTGGGATTCCCtgcagatttgggggggggggggtgtgtgtgtcccccggCGCCGGTGCTCCCCGTCCCGGTGCAAAGATCAGTATTTCGGCTCCAAACCCCCTTGGCTGCGCACGAGGGGCTTGCGTTGCCCTAGAGGTTAATTAAGCTAATTACATTTGCCGAGGGGGGGTTGGCCCGGctctgacccccccacccccccgttttctctcttcccccccccccccccagatgaAGACGTCTGCGTGTTCAAGTGCTCCGTGTCGCGGGAGACCGAGTGCAGCCGCGTGGGCAAACAGTCCTTCATCATCACCCTGGGCTGCAACAGCGTCCTCGTCCAGTTCGCCACCCCCACCGGTGCGTCCCccaccccgggctggggggggaaccccccccttgtgtgtgtgtgtgtgtccccaccccCGCCACGGCtaaatccgccccccccccccccgccgccttgtgttttccctcctgccagatttctgctctttttatAACATCCTGAAAAACTGCCGAGGCCACAACACGGAGCGCTCGGTCTTCAGCGAGCGGACGGAGGAATCCTCGGCCGTGCAGTATTTCCAGGTGAGGGGAagcccagccccccccccacccccctcccacaaCCCCGGCAGCCGGCAGAGGGTCCGGCGGCACCGGTGACACCCAtgtttgtgtgtcccccccctccacccccgcaCCGGCCAGTTCTACGGGTACCTGTCCCAGCAGCAGAACATGATGCAGGACTACGTGCGGACGGGCACCTACCAGCGAGCCATCCTGCAGAACCACAGCGACTTCAAGGACAAGGTCAGAGCAGCGGAAGGAAGGCTGGGGGGTTTTGGGTCAAATCTGGGGGTTTTGGGTCAAATCTGCCCCGTTTCGGGGTCTGGCTCCCGCCGCCACGCTCTGCTCCGCCCCACACGCTCAGCCGGGAGGGGGATGGCACCCCACAGCTGGAAGAATCGCctggatttttccttttcctcctttttctccccactttTAATCCCTCCCGGTGCTTCTCCGAGTCTTTCTTAGTGGTTTAATCTTTAATATCCGCCAAAAATACCCGCCGGAGCTGGAAGAAGCCCctggatttttccttttcctcccttttctccccacttttAATCCCTCCCGGTGCTTCCCCGACTCTTTcatggtggttttatttttaatatccacCAAAAATACCCGCCGGAGCTGGAAGAAGCCCCCggatttttgcttttccttccttttctccccgcTTTTACTCCGTTCTGGTGCTTCCCCGGCTCTTTcttagtggttttatttttagtatttgcCAAAAACATGCTTTAATACCCCCCCCGCGGGAGGAGGGACGGTGGCCACGAGCCACGCGCTGCCGGCACCGGGGCGTAGCCGCTTTCCCCCCGTGCCACCGCCGCTCCCCCTAATCGGGGGGGGTTAAATATAGGATGAAAGAGGATTTGGGCGCTCGGGTGCCGCTCGCTGGCTCGGCCGCGGCATTTTTAATCCCGCTTTTTCCCCGCCGTGCTGGGAAGTCGGCCGGGGCCGAGCCCTGGGAAGCCGCCGCGGTTGCCGGCGCGGCGCCCAGGTGGGAGAACGCGGCGGTTGGGTCGCGGAGCCGCCTCCGTGCGCGCAACTCGTTAGCGGAGCTTCTAAATTAGCGCTTGCAGCCGGGTGGATGATGACTTGCGGGAGTCGCCGGGTCCTTCTCCGGAGCCGGTTGGCTCTGCCGCTGCTGTGGGAGGTGGTTTCCCGGTGCCTCCACCTTGGTTTTCCCTCTTGGGAATCCAAATTTTGGGCGTTCCCCGGCCCCGAGGACCCCCATCCTGGCTGTGAGGGGGGAGGACGCCGGCGCCGAGCCCCCCGCTGCCGGTGGTTTCACCATATCCTTCCCGTTTTTCCCTCCCAGattgtgctggacgtcggctgcgGCTCCGGCATCCTCTCCTTCTTCGCGGCGCAGGCCGGGGCGAGGAAGATCTACGCGGTGGAAGCCAGCACCATGGCGCAGCACGCCGAGGTgagccccccccctgcccccctcccgaACCACACTCGGTGCTCTCACACCAAACCCCCCCCCACCGGCTTCGAGCCACCCTCCAGTACAACCCAGTAGCGCCGGGATGATGGCACTGGGAATGCCGagcgccgcctcccgccgcggcTCCATCCTTGGCGGGGGCTTCTTGAGCCGTGGGGCAGCTCCGCTCCCCCCTGAGCCTGTGTGTGTCGTTGTCCCGTGTCCCACCCCCccgtggtttgtttttttttttttgccggggCAGGTGCTGGTGAAGAGCAACAACCTGACGGAGCGGATCGTGGTGATCCCGGGGAAGGTGGAGGAGGTTTCGCTGCCGGAGCAGGTCGACATCATCATCTCGGAGCCCATGGGCTACATGCTCTTCAACGAGCGCATGCTGGAGAGCTACCTCCACGCAAGAAGTACCTGAAACCCAGCGGTGAGGGCCGAGGGGGGGCGTCGCGgtgtgccggggcgggggggacgacgCTCTTTACCTCCCTGGGTACAGTGCGACCCCacgagcccggggagggggctccTGGCACCTTGGGGGAGGGCGTTTTCCCAGTCTGCTGGACCCCACGAGCCTTGAGATGGGGGGGTTCCGGtgtcctgggggtggggggagctctTTCCCAGTATCCTGGGGGGCTCTTTCCCAGTCTGCTGGACCCCATAAGCCCAGGGAAGGGCCAGTGACTGCttcccccatggggctggggggttccCGGTGTCCTGGGGGGGCTCTTTCCTGGTCTCTTGGACCCCAcgagcctggggaaggggagtaGGCGCTTCCCCagcgtgtgtgtgggggtgtcctggtgtcctggggggctcttTCCTGGTCTCCTGGAGCCCACGAGCCTGGAGATGGGGGGCTTCGGtgtcctgggggtggggggagctctTTCCCAGTATCCTGGGGGGCTCTTTCCCAGTCCTGCTGGACCCCATAAGCCCAGGGAAGGGCCAGTGACTGCttcccccatggggctggggggttcccggtgtcctggggagggggggggggctcttTCCTGGACCCCACGAGCCTGGAGATGGGGGGGTTCCTGGtgtcctggggatgggggggggctcTTTCCCGGTCTCCTGGACCCCCCaagcctggggatgggggggggttcCTGGCACCCTGGGGGGCCTTTTCCCGCTCTGCCGTACCCCACGAGGCCGGGGAGGGGCAGCAGGGCGCTTCCCTgacccttttcccccccccccccagggaacATGTTCCCCACGATCGGCGACGTCCACTTGGCCCCGTTCACGGACGAGCAGCTCTACATGGAGCAGTTCACCAAGGCCAATTTCTGGTGAGTCCagccccggggggcggggggggggacacacaggaggATCCCTACGCCTTCCCCcagagccgcccccccccccccgccccaacttCTTaaattttcccccccccctcctgcaGGTACCAGCCCTCCTTCCACGGCGTCGACCTCTCCGCGCTCCGAGGGGCGGCCGTGGACGAGTATTTCAGGCAGCCCGTGGTGGTGAGCGGCCCCCAAGTCCCCtcctcggggccgggggggggagacGGACGATGGACGAGCAACCgttgggggggctctgggcgaGCCGGGGGAGGTCCTGtgggccgggagcgggggggggggtggtcccaACCGCTGACCCCACGCttactttccccccccccccccccccgccccccaaccaGGACACCTTCGATATCAGGATCTTAATGGCCAAATCCGTCAAATACACCGTGAATTTCTTAGAAGCCAAAGAAGGCGATTTGCACAGGTGGGTGCGGGGAGGGGCCCGgatgagccccccccccccaaagccttTGGGCAccccgggaggtggggggggcagcttggatcttcccccccccccaaccaccaccAGCTCGATGACGGGCTCGGCGTCGCCTTCCAGGATAGAAATCCCCTTCAAATTCCACATGCTGCACTCGGGGCTGGTCCACGGCTTGGCCTTCTGGTTCGACGTGGCCTTCATCGGCTCCATGTACgtatgggcggggggggggcggggggggggggggggagcacagacagagaggggggtgggggggcggggggggcgcagggctgtgtttcaccccccccaccccccttcctctttttttttttttttctttttttttcttttttttttcttttttttttcttttttttttttttttttattgcccccctccccccccccccccccaagaatgACGGTGTGGCTCTCGACGGCCCCCACCGAGCCGCTGACCCCACTGGTACCAGGTCCGCTGCCTCTTCCAGTCGCCGCTCTTCGCCAAAGCCGGCGACACGCTCTCAGGGACTTGCCTCCTCATCGCCAACAAGAGgtgggggggcaccggggggggggggcacgggaccctcaccccacagccaggggatgtggtggtggcggcgggggggcgggggggtcccttGCCGGAGCCGCCGTCCCGGCTTGGGTTGTGCCAGCCGCCATCTGGTTTTGCCGCGGTCCCTCCGCGCCTGGAATAGCTttggaggggggacacacacacacacacacacacagcgtggcgggggggggacgggacacacggcgtggcggggggggggccccccTGCCCCAGTTTtggccggggaggggtgggggggggggccctgccccAGTTTTGGCAGCGTATTTATAGCTCCCGGTGGCGACCTAGATgctgccgccgctccccggggggcgggatgggggggTCAGGGGGGCGACCTAGATgctgccgccgctccccggggggcgggatgggggggTCAGGGGGGTCCGGCCCtccatttcccccccctcccaggcgCAGTTGGGGGTCTCACAgcctgtgtcccgtcccccccccccccagacagaGCTACGACATCAGCATCGTGGCCCAGGTGGACCAGACGGGCTCCAAGTCCAGCAACCTCCTCGACCTGAAAAACCCCTTCTTCAGGTAGGGtcagggggggaaaggggggctgggggggcctcaaaaagccgcccccccccccaggcctcATTGCTgccccacctcccccctcccaggTACACGGGGACGACCCCttcgccccccccccggctcccactACACGTCCCCCTCCGAGAACATGTGGAACACGGGCAGCACCTACAACATGAGCACGGGGATGGCCGTGGCCGGTGGGTGCCCGGGGTGGGAGGGCGGAAAAAAACGCCAGAACCGCCCCCCTCGAAgaggtttggggcgggggggggggggaacacgacACAAACCCCCGtttgtgggggtggggggggggggggtgtcctgaTTCCTGACCCCCGTCCCCTTTTCGCGCCTGGCAGGAATGCCCGCCGCGTACGACCTCAGCAGCGTCATCGCCGGCGGCTCCAACGTCGGCCATAACAACCTGATTCCTTTAGGTGAGCGCGAAGAGGGGGGGCGGGAGGTCTCGGGGGGGGGGTCCTCAACacaaaccccctcccccacctcaccctactccccccccctccttccccccaacAGCCAACACCGGCATCGTCAACCACACTCACTCCAGGATGGGCTCCATCATGAGCACGGGCATCGTCCAAGGTAAACccccaccctaaaaaaaaaacaaacccccccgggaccccccctcccctcccgctgacccccatctccccctttttcccccccccccccccccccccccaccaggctCCTCCAGCGGCCAGAGCGGCGCCGGCTCCAGCACCCACTACCCCCTCAACAGCCAGTTCACCATGGGGGGGCCCGCCATCTCCATGGCCTCCCCCATGTCCATCACCACCAACACGATGCACTACGGGAGCTAAAGGGGCTCCCGGGACTCCCAGCGCCAGGAAAAACCAAATCGacagctccccccccaccccccccccccggccccgagcctGCCCCCCgacgacccccccccccccaacacctgcggggttggggggggggggaacggggacgCACACCCCCACCGCCCCGGCAGGGGGTTTCGgacgcccccctccccccccagcgcTCCGCTCCTCATCGACGCCGGACCCGTTTTGGAGGGTTTTCGGGGTGTTATTtttgttgatgattttttttttttttttttttcctggggggggggggggtggggtgggggttgtttcggggaggtttttttgtttgttttttaaaggaaagccaGAGCCGCCGGCCCCCGCGCTGCTGGGGTGCCGTCTTCcgaaatcccttttttttttttttttattttttttgggggggagagggagggggggcaggggcggggaAAAGGCTGAATGTACCAAAAGCTCCTCTTTTAGCCCCAttcctgcccgccccccccccccccctcccggtgcAGGACTGAGCCCCGCTGCGGTCGGCGCCCggattcttttcccctctttggggggggggggagtgggaaaCACGCGGCGGGGACGCCCCCCACCTTGTgcagtggctggggggggggggggccccccccccTTCGCCGGGCCGTAGGAATTAGCGGATCTGCTGGATTTTGGGCTGTAGTAGTGAATAAAGGGGAGGGTTTCCAAGGAGCGCGCCCCGCTGGCttccacacccccctccccccccacaaaagtgtgtgtgcccccccctcccccccccaaaagctGGTTTTGGGGCTCCCCCCAGGCAGGAGACACCAtggggggcgcagggggggggCACCGCCGTATTTATTCGGGTCAGTTTGTGTAGAAatgagggagggggggggggatgccgggACCCGTCCGTCCGTCtgtgcttggggggggggggggggggtccgggggggctCCACGCAAGGGCCCCCCCCGCCGTCACCGCGTGGGGTGGGCTCCCGGCAGGGAGACGTTGGCGGCGGGCGCGCGGAGCCCCTCGgccgcggcggtggcggcggccacCGGGCCGGCGTTTGGTGGCCGCTGGAAAAagtagagctggaaaaaaaaaaggggggaaaacggtggtggtgggggggggggtgtcaatgggggggggggtgtcaatggtggggggggggacgcatagagccccctcccctcccctcccccaaaacaccccagtACCTTGCAGCCGACGGCGAGGAGGGCGTGCAGGGAGGTGACGGTGGCCACCAGGGCCAAGGCGGTTGCCCCGGCCCTCGGGGCGGGCTAGCGGCCAGAAGGTGAGGGCCAGCACCGAGGCCGAGAGCAGCGCggccacccccagcagcagccactgcagccagGTCGCCGGGATGAGCCACAGCACCTGCGGCGACAGTGGCCCgtcaccccctccctgccccacgctGGCCCCACGTCCCCCGGCTCCCCCCAAGCCGGGAGACCCCCCCCCATGGACTCACGGCGGTGGGGACGTAGGCGGAGAGGGAGTAGCCGTAGACGCAGAGGGTCTCCAGGAGG carries:
- the CARM1 gene encoding LOW QUALITY PROTEIN: histone-arginine methyltransferase CARM1 (The sequence of the model RefSeq protein was modified relative to this genomic sequence to represent the inferred CDS: inserted 1 base in 1 codon; deleted 2 bases in 2 codons), producing the protein MAAVSVFPGVRLLTIGDANGEIQRHQEQQPLRLEVRTGPDSAGLALYGHEDVCVFKCSVSRETECSRVGKQSFIITLGCNSVLVQFATPTDFCSFYNILKNCRGHNTERSVFSERTEESSAVQYFQFYGYLSQQQNMMQDYVRTGTYQRAILQNHSDFKDKIVLDVGCGSGILSFFAAQAGARKIYAVEASTMAQHAEVLVKSNNLTERIVVIPGKVEEVSLPEQVDIIISEPMGYMLFNERMLESYLHXKKYLKPSGNMFPTIGDVHLAPFTDEQLYMEQFTKANFWYQPSFHGVDLSALRGAAVDEYFRQPVVDTFDIRILMAKSVKYTVNFLEAKEGDLHRIEIPFKFHMLHSGLVHGLAFWFDVAFIGSIMTVWLSTAPTEPLTHWYQVRCLFQSPLFAKAGDTLSGTCLLIANKRQSYDISIVAQVDQTGSKSSNLLDLKNPFFRYTGTTPSPPPGSHYTSPSENMWNTGSTYNMSTGMAVAGMPAAYDLSSVIAGGSNVGHNNLIPLANTGIVNHTHSRMGSIMSTGIVQGSSSGQSGAGSSTHYPLNSQFTMGGPAISMASPMSITTNTMHYGS